In a genomic window of Pedosphaera parvula Ellin514:
- a CDS encoding nucleotide sugar dehydrogenase — protein MNIAIIGLGYVGLPLSIHFSQAGNKVLGLDVDPTKVSCINEGRSYIKHIESQMVARQVQAGFFRASTEFSLIRDVDAVIICVPTPLNKNREPDISYIAKTGESIAPHLHQGILVVLESTTYPGTTEDELREILEKGSGLKAGTDFHLAFSPEREDPGNPASRVSEIPKVVGGFTPTCLQKAVALYSLAIKNVVPVSSCRAAEATKLLENIFRSVNIALVNELKVVYAAMGIDIWEVILAAKTKPFGFMPFYPGPGLGGHCIPIDPFYLTWKAREFGQHTRFIELAGEINHAMPEYVVGRVGEALNAVGRPFKGSRILVLGLAYKPNVDDDRESPTYQLMELLDHRGAEVAYHDPYVPVIRHSREHSRWAGMRSVPWRREVIRNFDAILIATAHDAVNYKQLANWATNIVDTRNVVKAVPANTCRLWKA, from the coding sequence ATGAATATTGCAATTATAGGACTTGGTTATGTCGGCTTACCTTTATCGATCCACTTTTCACAGGCTGGTAACAAGGTGTTGGGGTTGGATGTTGATCCCACAAAAGTAAGCTGTATCAATGAAGGCAGGAGCTACATCAAACATATCGAGTCCCAGATGGTGGCCCGACAAGTCCAGGCAGGATTTTTTAGAGCATCCACCGAATTCTCACTCATACGGGATGTGGATGCGGTGATCATTTGTGTGCCCACTCCACTCAACAAAAACCGCGAACCGGATATTTCCTACATCGCCAAAACCGGAGAATCTATTGCGCCCCATTTGCATCAGGGAATTCTGGTGGTACTTGAATCCACCACCTATCCGGGGACAACGGAGGATGAATTACGTGAAATACTGGAAAAAGGCTCCGGACTGAAGGCGGGCACAGATTTTCATCTCGCATTCTCACCCGAGCGCGAAGATCCGGGAAACCCGGCCAGTCGCGTTTCAGAGATCCCGAAAGTAGTCGGAGGTTTTACCCCAACCTGCCTGCAAAAGGCAGTCGCACTTTACAGTTTGGCGATAAAGAATGTTGTTCCTGTCTCATCCTGTCGGGCGGCGGAAGCCACCAAGTTGCTGGAGAATATTTTTCGGAGCGTAAACATTGCGCTGGTCAACGAGCTCAAGGTGGTTTACGCGGCGATGGGGATTGATATATGGGAGGTGATCCTGGCCGCCAAAACAAAACCTTTCGGATTCATGCCATTCTATCCCGGACCTGGCCTGGGAGGACACTGTATTCCAATCGATCCATTCTACCTGACCTGGAAGGCCCGGGAATTTGGGCAACATACCCGGTTTATTGAACTCGCTGGTGAGATCAATCATGCTATGCCTGAGTACGTCGTGGGCCGGGTGGGAGAAGCACTCAATGCCGTTGGCAGGCCATTCAAGGGCAGTCGGATTCTGGTTCTTGGCCTGGCCTATAAACCGAACGTTGATGACGATAGGGAGTCTCCCACTTATCAACTTATGGAACTTCTGGATCATCGCGGTGCCGAGGTTGCCTACCATGATCCATACGTTCCTGTTATTAGACACTCTCGTGAGCATTCACGGTGGGCAGGTATGCGGTCGGTTCCATGGCGTCGCGAAGTCATCAGGAATTTTGATGCCATCCTCATCGCCACTGCCCATGACGCTGTAAACTACAAGCAGTTGGCAAACTGGGCCACGAACATCGTTGATACCCGGAATGTGGTCAAAGCCGTGCCGGCAAATACCTGCCGGCTTTGGAAGGCATAA
- a CDS encoding MATE family efflux transporter: protein MATKSRSYHYLAGISTGSARMLLQVIVGVCLTPFTLRFLDREEYAIFGLTLELLTWLTLLDVGISAGLRIQAARLSGKPDPDRFNRMVSTVFFAQNAIVLVVLVAGLGMALAFPHFFPIRESLRHDATWLMVLSVFGAALSIGSQTFSAILVANQQMHIDNLLGLLMVIIRTVLTVVLLELGCGIYSLAIAHLVSKAVTAVMAVVRTYRLLPDLQIKFRLASWDILRQIGGVGIYFSLGGLAGIIIHSLDTTVAARVVSIEAVTSFLLTGKFYELVGGLVWLITENARPMLGQMLGQNKMKESLAAYRQLFALSTGLAVVAAFSVWSGNGSFVARWVGEVNYAGTFVDLALAFGMIAGLWIMPNRAILSANLAVRNQTIVRLVEGALNLGLSIIFGRIYGLLGIVGATVIASLITSMWLLPLFTARMFGRPFIRFVWDDAARVFILMLCLLPVALAARRISTDLGGYVGAALGSATTGACGVVMIWFLMLDRSLRARFPIRQVYERIYARTARVFTGTPAS, encoded by the coding sequence ATGGCCACGAAATCACGTTCCTACCACTACCTCGCCGGAATCAGTACGGGCTCAGCCAGGATGTTGCTCCAGGTGATAGTGGGCGTCTGCCTCACCCCCTTCACACTGCGATTTCTGGACCGTGAAGAGTATGCAATTTTTGGCCTCACGCTGGAGTTGCTCACCTGGTTGACCTTGTTGGATGTCGGTATTTCAGCCGGGCTGCGCATTCAAGCTGCCAGGCTAAGCGGAAAACCTGACCCAGACAGGTTCAATCGGATGGTCAGCACGGTCTTCTTTGCACAGAATGCCATCGTGCTGGTCGTGCTGGTTGCTGGCTTGGGCATGGCACTGGCGTTTCCCCACTTCTTTCCCATCCGGGAAAGTCTGCGACATGATGCCACGTGGCTCATGGTGCTTTCCGTCTTCGGTGCCGCTCTTTCAATTGGCAGCCAGACTTTTTCGGCAATTTTGGTGGCGAACCAGCAGATGCACATCGACAACCTGCTCGGTTTATTGATGGTCATCATCCGGACTGTGCTCACAGTGGTGCTGCTGGAATTGGGTTGCGGAATATACTCGCTGGCCATCGCGCATCTCGTCTCGAAAGCGGTTACCGCAGTGATGGCGGTTGTGCGGACCTATCGGCTGCTGCCAGATTTGCAGATTAAGTTCCGACTGGCTTCCTGGGATATTCTTCGGCAAATCGGCGGGGTCGGCATCTATTTTAGTCTGGGCGGGCTGGCTGGAATTATCATTCATTCACTCGATACCACAGTGGCCGCCAGGGTGGTTTCGATTGAGGCGGTTACTTCCTTCCTGCTTACCGGTAAATTCTACGAATTGGTCGGCGGGTTGGTGTGGCTTATTACTGAAAATGCCCGCCCCATGTTGGGGCAAATGTTGGGCCAGAATAAGATGAAGGAAAGCCTGGCTGCCTATAGGCAATTGTTTGCCTTGTCAACTGGCCTGGCCGTAGTAGCCGCCTTCAGTGTGTGGTCCGGGAATGGCAGTTTTGTAGCCAGATGGGTTGGAGAGGTGAACTATGCTGGCACGTTTGTGGATCTGGCCCTGGCTTTTGGCATGATCGCGGGGCTTTGGATAATGCCGAATCGAGCAATTCTATCCGCGAATCTTGCTGTGCGTAATCAAACCATTGTCCGGCTTGTTGAGGGAGCACTGAATCTGGGATTATCCATTATTTTTGGCAGGATTTACGGCCTGTTAGGTATTGTTGGAGCCACGGTCATAGCCAGTCTGATCACCTCAATGTGGTTGCTTCCTTTATTCACTGCTCGAATGTTCGGTCGTCCCTTCATCAGATTTGTTTGGGATGATGCGGCGAGGGTTTTCATCCTTATGTTATGCTTGTTGCCTGTTGCATTGGCTGCCCGCCGGATTTCAACGGACCTGGGGGGGTATGTGGGTGCTGCTCTTGGCTCTGCGACCACCGGCGCATGCGGAGTCGTAATGATCTGGTTTTTGATGCTGGATAGATCCCTCCGCGCACGTTTTCCAATCCGACAGGTGTATGAGAGGATATATGCTCGCACGGCTCGCGTATTTACCGGGACTCCCGCAAGCTAA
- a CDS encoding KpsF/GutQ family sugar-phosphate isomerase: MLHSPETAPDKFEQMLGWATKTMLVEAEALKDAAGRLGHGFLKAADLILSHPGKVVVSGLGKSGIIGKKLVATLCSTGTPAVFLHPAEALHGDLGVYSLGDPTILISKSGTTAELLRLVPMLRQFESPLIGIFGNTSSHLARRMDAVLDASVRCEADACNLAPTSSTIVAMALGDALASALMQARNFGPEDFARFHAGGQLGRNLLMKVRDVLHPLDAVACVGVDATVKDVVIGMTQYPFGAACVIRFDGVLEGLITDGDLRRALQEHDDIRSLPVTEIMTASPVAIRPEARLKEALQLMEERELQISVLPVVDAQGLCLGLIRIHDIYQSPHVG; this comes from the coding sequence ATGCTTCACTCACCCGAGACAGCTCCTGATAAATTCGAACAGATGTTGGGCTGGGCCACCAAGACCATGTTGGTGGAGGCGGAAGCGCTCAAGGATGCGGCGGGACGCTTGGGACACGGCTTTCTCAAAGCGGCGGATTTGATTCTTTCTCATCCCGGCAAGGTGGTGGTCAGCGGGCTGGGAAAGTCTGGAATAATCGGAAAGAAGCTGGTAGCCACCCTCTGTAGCACGGGAACTCCGGCAGTCTTTCTTCATCCAGCGGAGGCCTTGCATGGTGACTTGGGCGTTTACTCGCTCGGAGATCCAACCATCTTGATTTCCAAGAGTGGGACTACCGCTGAACTCCTCAGGCTGGTTCCAATGCTGCGTCAGTTTGAATCCCCCCTCATTGGAATCTTCGGAAATACCTCCAGCCATTTGGCGCGTCGAATGGATGCCGTTTTGGATGCGAGTGTCCGATGTGAAGCTGATGCCTGCAATTTGGCCCCGACCAGCAGCACGATCGTGGCCATGGCATTAGGAGATGCTCTGGCGTCCGCATTGATGCAGGCGAGGAATTTTGGACCTGAAGATTTCGCCAGGTTCCATGCGGGCGGACAGTTGGGACGCAATCTGCTCATGAAAGTGCGGGATGTTTTACATCCCCTGGATGCGGTCGCTTGCGTAGGTGTTGATGCCACAGTCAAGGATGTGGTGATTGGCATGACCCAATATCCCTTTGGGGCCGCATGCGTGATCAGATTCGATGGAGTGTTGGAGGGGTTGATCACAGATGGGGACTTGCGGCGGGCTTTGCAGGAACATGATGACATTCGATCCCTGCCTGTGACGGAAATCATGACTGCGTCGCCAGTCGCCATTCGGCCTGAGGCCAGACTCAAAGAGGCATTGCAATTAATGGAGGAGCGGGAATTGCAAATTTCTGTTTTACCGGTCGTGGATGCGCAAGGACTTTGTCTCGGATTGATACGCATCCACGACATCTACCAATCCCCGCACGTGGGATAA
- a CDS encoding NAD-dependent epimerase/dehydratase family protein, producing the protein MKSLVTGGAGFIGSHVARYCRDMGHEVVVLDDLSGGFKDQVPEDVEFVEGCITNQKLVESLFLKHRFDYVYHLAAYAAEGLSHFIRRFNYTNNLIGSVNLINAAVKYEVKCFVFTSSIAVYGAGQVPMIESMVPRPEDPYGISKFAVEMDLAAAHEMFGLNYIIFRPHNVYGENQNIGDKYRNVIGIFMNQIMRKEPMTIFGDGMQTRAFSHIDDLAPQIARSVKVRKAYNEIINIGADKPYSVNELAYVVSSAFGVSPRIKYLTPRNEVQHAYSNHDKAKKIFGRGSGVSLEKGVGRMAQWALKVGARRSAPFKNIEVKMNLPASWQV; encoded by the coding sequence ATGAAATCTTTAGTTACTGGGGGAGCCGGATTTATCGGATCCCATGTCGCACGGTATTGCCGTGATATGGGCCACGAAGTCGTTGTGCTGGATGATCTGAGTGGAGGTTTTAAAGATCAGGTGCCGGAGGATGTGGAGTTTGTTGAAGGATGCATCACGAATCAAAAGTTGGTGGAGAGCCTCTTTCTAAAGCATCGCTTCGACTATGTTTATCACCTGGCTGCCTATGCTGCGGAGGGGCTTTCCCACTTCATCCGGAGGTTCAATTATACGAATAATTTGATCGGCAGCGTGAACCTCATTAATGCGGCGGTCAAATACGAGGTGAAGTGCTTTGTCTTCACCTCCTCAATAGCCGTTTACGGAGCGGGGCAGGTGCCCATGATTGAATCCATGGTTCCGAGACCGGAAGATCCATATGGGATCAGCAAATTTGCGGTTGAAATGGATTTGGCGGCCGCTCATGAGATGTTTGGTTTGAACTACATCATTTTTCGGCCTCACAATGTTTATGGAGAAAACCAGAACATTGGCGACAAGTACCGGAATGTGATTGGCATTTTCATGAACCAAATCATGCGCAAAGAACCCATGACCATCTTTGGCGATGGAATGCAGACCCGGGCCTTCAGTCACATCGATGATTTGGCGCCGCAGATTGCGCGCTCTGTGAAGGTCCGCAAGGCTTATAACGAAATAATCAACATTGGAGCTGATAAACCCTACAGCGTAAATGAACTGGCATATGTGGTGTCCAGCGCGTTTGGGGTAAGCCCCCGCATCAAGTACCTCACCCCGCGCAATGAGGTTCAGCACGCATATTCAAATCACGACAAGGCAAAGAAAATATTTGGCAGAGGTTCGGGCGTTTCTCTGGAAAAGGGAGTGGGGCGCATGGCCCAGTGGGCGTTGAAAGTCGGTGCTAGACGGAGCGCTCCTTTCAAGAACATAGAGGTGAAAATGAATTTACCGGCCAGCTGGCAAGTTTGA
- a CDS encoding glycosyltransferase family 4 protein, whose product MPSIMGITQSGFDPASRFRFIQFIPYLKKAGWVVKHRPNWPDRQWSSPLRLRMARALHYRAGRLLMKASRFKDALESRKYDVIFANRDFAGEGPILHRFFRPLARRCIYDFDDAIFIGPNEKLVRWMCANAQWVTPGNEYLADYARQYTERVTVIPTVIDTETYIPRLYSNFEKQQVVRVGWSGSDQSIQATLVPHLEMLAKLQAKVDFELVVITNTKPQLPVTDLRWSFIPWSQHQEPFMGSKFDIGIMPLLDNEFQKGKCGLKLLQYMAAALPTVASPVGVNKAIVKHGVTGMLAAKEEEWHRALELLIRDARVRSRMGRAGRQICEQEYSVNRWLPILIGIFNATRQREVLNAAKDDELNRSTVPS is encoded by the coding sequence ATGCCAAGCATCATGGGGATTACCCAGAGCGGATTTGATCCAGCAAGCCGGTTTCGTTTTATACAATTTATACCGTACCTCAAAAAAGCCGGTTGGGTCGTCAAGCACCGTCCGAATTGGCCCGACCGTCAATGGAGCAGTCCTTTGCGGTTACGCATGGCCCGGGCGCTGCATTACCGCGCTGGCCGGTTGCTGATGAAAGCCAGCCGATTCAAAGATGCTCTGGAAAGCAGAAAGTACGATGTCATTTTTGCGAATCGGGATTTTGCCGGTGAAGGTCCCATTCTGCATCGATTTTTTCGCCCGCTGGCCAGGCGATGCATATATGACTTTGACGATGCGATCTTTATAGGACCGAACGAGAAGTTGGTGCGTTGGATGTGTGCCAATGCGCAATGGGTCACGCCGGGAAATGAATATCTGGCCGATTATGCCCGGCAGTATACTGAGCGTGTAACGGTGATTCCCACCGTTATTGATACCGAAACCTATATTCCCCGGCTCTATTCCAACTTTGAGAAGCAACAGGTGGTTCGTGTTGGTTGGAGCGGTTCGGATCAATCAATTCAGGCAACGCTTGTTCCTCATCTCGAAATGCTGGCCAAGTTGCAGGCCAAGGTGGATTTCGAACTTGTGGTCATCACCAATACCAAACCGCAGTTGCCTGTTACTGATTTGCGCTGGTCGTTCATTCCCTGGTCGCAGCATCAGGAACCCTTTATGGGTTCCAAGTTCGATATCGGTATCATGCCCCTCCTGGATAATGAGTTTCAGAAGGGAAAATGCGGTCTGAAACTTTTACAATACATGGCGGCTGCGCTACCAACGGTGGCCTCTCCGGTGGGGGTAAACAAAGCGATCGTCAAACATGGTGTAACCGGGATGCTGGCTGCAAAAGAGGAGGAATGGCACCGGGCATTGGAGCTTTTGATCCGTGATGCGCGGGTGAGATCAAGGATGGGACGGGCTGGCAGGCAGATCTGTGAACAGGAATATTCCGTGAACCGGTGGTTACCCATCCTGATAGGCATTTTCAATGCAACCAGACAACGAGAGGTTCTGAATGCAGCCAAAGATGATGAACTCAACCGGAGCACTGTGCCGTCTTAG
- a CDS encoding glycosyltransferase family 2 protein produces MMNSTGALCRLSGWRKPSDDSAAFSDCTLIVPTYRRPKEIVALLNLLTTLPDVPGEVVVVDGSPEDSVNKSISEWANAQRLQFDLVYVKSPPGLTRQRNVGLDVCSRSFIFFLDDDCLPEPGYFGSIRQVFAEDVRSEIGAVRGFLTNGINKPLTLLWRLRYALKFVPRGEPGQYHACGTSGTWDSVPRFNGVRKIDVLAGGASAYRREVFQKHRFSEFFYGYAQGEDLEMSRRIARDWKLVICGDALVDHHHQDTGGRPSGFPRGRMAVRNRYFIWKRHSPEAGMMDCIRFWGDHLLIFCYYLLGFCRHPSQGYYLSYTFGTLYGAIESLITPPHYEEPPAKKEFEVCFTELKTKTRSDSAESLCAQA; encoded by the coding sequence ATGATGAACTCAACCGGAGCACTGTGCCGTCTTAGCGGGTGGCGCAAGCCGAGCGACGATTCCGCCGCCTTTTCGGATTGTACGCTGATTGTGCCAACGTATCGTCGCCCGAAGGAAATAGTCGCCTTGCTCAATCTGCTCACCACATTGCCCGATGTTCCCGGGGAAGTGGTAGTGGTGGATGGTTCGCCTGAAGACAGCGTAAATAAGAGCATTTCTGAATGGGCAAATGCGCAGCGGTTGCAATTTGATCTAGTGTATGTAAAGAGTCCGCCGGGACTTACCCGGCAGCGCAATGTTGGACTCGATGTTTGTTCACGCAGTTTTATCTTTTTTCTGGATGATGATTGTCTCCCTGAACCGGGCTATTTTGGGTCGATTCGGCAGGTCTTTGCCGAAGATGTCAGGAGTGAAATTGGAGCGGTGCGGGGCTTTCTGACCAATGGTATCAACAAGCCTCTGACTCTCCTCTGGCGATTGCGGTATGCATTGAAGTTCGTGCCCCGCGGAGAACCTGGGCAATACCATGCTTGCGGGACATCGGGCACCTGGGATTCAGTTCCCAGATTTAACGGAGTTCGCAAAATCGATGTTCTGGCGGGCGGGGCTTCAGCGTACCGCAGGGAAGTATTCCAGAAACACCGTTTTTCCGAGTTCTTTTACGGCTACGCCCAAGGTGAGGATTTGGAAATGTCCCGGCGCATAGCCAGGGATTGGAAGTTGGTGATCTGTGGGGATGCCTTGGTAGACCATCATCATCAGGATACGGGAGGCAGACCCTCTGGTTTTCCCCGGGGCAGAATGGCGGTTCGTAATCGATACTTCATTTGGAAGCGACATTCCCCGGAGGCAGGAATGATGGATTGCATCCGGTTTTGGGGCGACCATCTGCTGATATTCTGCTACTACCTGCTTGGATTTTGCCGGCATCCTTCTCAAGGTTACTATCTCTCCTACACATTCGGAACTTTGTATGGAGCTATTGAATCCTTGATTACGCCTCCGCATTACGAGGAGCCTCCAGCCAAAAAGGAATTTGAAGTTTGTTTTACCGAACTGAAGACCAAAACCAGGTCAGATAGTGCAGAAAGCTTATGCGCGCAGGCTTGA
- a CDS encoding O-antigen ligase family protein yields MRAGLKSFTPAIRYWNPPGLPSALIVSATRTPAKAASFNPTPILAQVLFCVLLTGGVLATGRARLAGIVFWGALGLILVRQFVWGGSLKVLCLLIGTAPFINLLRGFALYNIVILLFVAALTYHMISRPGEMRLIWRKASLLKPMFVCIAAFYALSLFNTRDYSVNLRLFELALTLMVLLILGQNPVALGTALTANLVSAWVVGFSLLSQMNSSSVARLGMIVMDGQTLGNPIQLGLPLAFGFLALIIDRGYWLNLQHRPVLRYCMLVPTLPLLALTTSRSAWLVAAGGIMVTFLAGKKQRIIMLMTIALGFLAFQAVLLSPYGKSLKKGLDRTFSERRTASQRTSGRSDQWRVSYYAFTESPVTMLIGHGPGRGAEVYADYSHEVGGVKYAVGKKVALHSLFMQVAVEAGCLGLSLLGLWLFLIFIRITRQTLLHRAMLPLACYFGYLFVVITVSGNDVNSGILLGLALLGSMVVPAQTTKRQAMRVQLEGRARLNHKTAFSAT; encoded by the coding sequence ATGCGCGCAGGCTTGAAAAGCTTTACTCCAGCCATTCGATACTGGAATCCACCTGGATTGCCATCAGCATTGATTGTTTCTGCAACGCGCACTCCCGCGAAAGCTGCCTCATTTAATCCGACTCCAATATTGGCTCAGGTGCTTTTTTGTGTGCTGTTGACAGGAGGAGTGCTGGCCACAGGCAGGGCCCGGTTGGCAGGCATCGTTTTCTGGGGAGCATTGGGCCTGATCCTGGTACGGCAATTCGTCTGGGGAGGAAGCCTGAAGGTGTTATGTCTATTGATCGGGACAGCGCCTTTCATCAATTTGCTCAGAGGTTTCGCCTTATATAACATCGTCATTCTCCTGTTTGTTGCTGCGTTGACATATCACATGATTAGCAGGCCGGGGGAGATGAGACTAATCTGGCGCAAAGCCTCCTTACTCAAACCGATGTTTGTTTGCATCGCCGCCTTCTATGCACTGAGCCTGTTCAACACGCGCGATTATTCCGTAAATTTACGATTGTTTGAGTTGGCTCTTACTCTGATGGTATTGTTGATCCTGGGACAGAATCCGGTAGCGCTTGGGACTGCGCTGACAGCGAATTTGGTTTCTGCCTGGGTGGTGGGGTTTTCACTGCTGTCGCAGATGAATTCCAGCTCGGTAGCGCGGCTGGGGATGATTGTCATGGACGGCCAGACCCTTGGCAATCCCATCCAGCTTGGTTTGCCGCTGGCTTTTGGCTTTCTTGCGTTGATCATTGACCGGGGTTATTGGCTGAATTTGCAACACAGACCGGTTTTACGGTACTGCATGCTGGTTCCAACGTTGCCTCTGCTGGCGCTCACGACTTCGCGATCAGCCTGGTTGGTCGCTGCGGGGGGGATCATGGTTACTTTCCTGGCTGGCAAAAAGCAACGGATCATCATGTTGATGACTATCGCATTGGGCTTTCTTGCCTTTCAGGCGGTCCTACTCAGTCCCTATGGGAAATCTTTGAAAAAGGGTTTGGACCGTACGTTTAGTGAACGGCGCACTGCATCACAACGGACCAGCGGGCGGTCGGATCAGTGGCGGGTTTCTTATTACGCCTTTACGGAATCACCCGTTACGATGCTGATAGGCCATGGGCCCGGGAGGGGGGCGGAGGTGTATGCCGACTATTCTCATGAGGTGGGAGGAGTCAAATACGCGGTTGGCAAGAAAGTGGCTCTTCATTCCTTGTTCATGCAGGTGGCAGTTGAGGCTGGATGCTTGGGACTATCACTGCTGGGGCTCTGGCTGTTTCTAATTTTTATAAGAATCACACGTCAAACGCTGTTACATCGGGCAATGCTGCCACTGGCCTGCTATTTCGGATATTTATTCGTGGTGATCACGGTCTCTGGAAACGATGTTAACTCCGGCATCCTCCTCGGCCTCGCCTTACTGGGAAGCATGGTCGTGCCTGCCCAAACCACCAAACGGCAGGCCATGCGAGTCCAACTGGAGGGCCGCGCTCGTTTGAATCATAAGACAGCTTTCTCCGCCACCTAA
- a CDS encoding serine O-acetyltransferase — translation MNWLSDFRCDLQKYALLNQGSWWKQLLLEQGLWALLEYRIEAALQRSNLPGIIKIPMRVLMLPWRKLVEIATGIILPCTAVIGPGLHLPHCGFRVVNAATVIGADCCISQGVTIGVSGRGERRGVPVIGDRVYFGANAVVVGKIIIGSDVCIGANSVVNRNVLPHCTVSGIPAVTINNLGSEDYITVTTGSVREKKMAGLAFVAKVRNQSV, via the coding sequence ATGAACTGGCTTTCGGATTTTCGATGCGATTTGCAAAAATACGCCCTGCTCAATCAAGGGAGCTGGTGGAAGCAATTGTTGTTGGAGCAGGGACTGTGGGCATTGTTGGAATATCGAATTGAGGCGGCTTTGCAGCGGAGTAATTTGCCGGGGATTATCAAAATTCCCATGCGAGTTCTGATGTTGCCGTGGCGCAAGTTGGTGGAAATTGCGACCGGCATCATTCTTCCCTGCACGGCAGTGATCGGACCAGGATTGCACCTGCCGCATTGCGGGTTTCGTGTAGTGAATGCCGCAACGGTAATTGGGGCTGATTGTTGCATCAGCCAGGGGGTTACCATAGGAGTTTCCGGCAGGGGGGAGCGACGAGGTGTGCCGGTGATTGGAGATCGGGTTTACTTCGGTGCCAATGCCGTGGTGGTCGGAAAAATTATCATAGGCAGCGATGTCTGCATCGGAGCGAACTCAGTTGTAAATCGAAACGTATTACCTCATTGCACCGTTAGCGGCATTCCCGCCGTGACCATCAACAATTTGGGTTCCGAAGATTATATAACCGTAACGACTGGCAGCGTTCGCGAGAAGAAGATGGCTGGACTGGCTTTCGTGGCCAAAGTGCGGAATCAATCGGTATAG
- a CDS encoding glycosyltransferase — protein sequence MLHSKKLLVVARVNHYQYQGKLYASGPYARELEKWAEIFSEVTIAGSLLQGRPTGDCIPFQRENIRIVPVSETQASGVGARWKQFCLLPRVIWQLAGYMRRADVIHVRCPCDLGLLGIILAPIFSRHLIAKYASEWLPFKGEAWAWRLQRNILRSFWWRGLVTIYGRWPNQPAKVKPFFTSVLTRDQLARARQAASQYKPFNSLKVIYVGRLSASKNVDVLLTAVAKVKAAGKAVECTIVGDGPERSALEAQTIRLGLSQRVTFTGGLAFESVLNYYEQANVLVLASSVEGWGKALVEGMAFGLVCIGTERGIMPQMLGEGRGLLVPVRDAEALARRLEWITENEKESAAMAVRAAAWAQCYSLDGLCEALRKLMSEEWGFEMAPKAADKSQEEVFAK from the coding sequence ATGCTCCATTCCAAAAAGCTTCTGGTGGTCGCCAGAGTCAATCATTACCAATACCAAGGGAAGCTGTATGCGTCTGGCCCTTATGCTCGGGAACTGGAGAAATGGGCGGAGATTTTTTCCGAAGTCACAATTGCAGGCTCACTCCTGCAAGGACGACCGACCGGGGATTGCATTCCATTCCAGCGAGAAAATATCCGGATTGTTCCAGTATCTGAGACCCAGGCCAGTGGGGTTGGGGCCAGGTGGAAACAATTTTGTTTGTTGCCTCGAGTCATCTGGCAACTGGCAGGTTATATGCGACGGGCAGATGTGATTCATGTGCGGTGCCCCTGCGACCTTGGATTGTTGGGAATTATTTTGGCTCCAATTTTTTCACGTCATCTCATTGCGAAGTATGCATCAGAATGGCTGCCGTTTAAGGGTGAAGCATGGGCATGGAGGCTTCAAAGGAACATCCTGCGGTCATTCTGGTGGCGCGGGTTGGTGACCATTTATGGACGATGGCCGAATCAGCCGGCTAAAGTGAAACCTTTTTTTACTTCGGTTCTGACCCGGGACCAGCTGGCGAGGGCTCGTCAAGCTGCAAGCCAGTATAAACCCTTTAATTCTCTCAAGGTAATTTATGTCGGACGGCTTTCCGCTTCCAAAAATGTGGATGTGTTGTTGACGGCCGTGGCGAAGGTAAAGGCTGCCGGCAAAGCAGTGGAATGCACCATTGTTGGTGACGGACCAGAAAGAAGTGCATTGGAGGCGCAGACAATCCGCCTTGGTTTGAGCCAGCGAGTAACTTTTACAGGGGGACTGGCATTCGAAAGCGTCTTGAACTATTACGAACAGGCAAATGTTCTGGTGCTGGCATCCAGCGTCGAAGGTTGGGGGAAGGCCCTGGTTGAAGGAATGGCTTTCGGTCTGGTTTGTATCGGAACTGAACGCGGAATAATGCCACAAATGCTCGGAGAGGGACGCGGCCTGCTCGTGCCTGTGAGAGATGCGGAAGCGCTCGCCAGGAGGTTGGAATGGATCACGGAGAATGAGAAGGAGTCTGCTGCCATGGCGGTGAGAGCAGCAGCATGGGCTCAATGCTATTCTCTCGACGGTTTGTGCGAGGCACTCCGTAAGCTGATGAGCGAGGAGTGGGGCTTCGAGATGGCTCCAAAAGCGGCGGATAAAAGTCAGGAGGAGGTGTTTGCCAAATGA